A single genomic interval of Lacrimispora sphenoides JCM 1415 harbors:
- a CDS encoding ABC transporter substrate-binding protein yields the protein MKKRVLALFFSAVMAMSLVTGCSGKSQNETMVAKETEQAQTSAAEKGTEGETVLLTIFDGYAGEDPHGKFIYQYADEYMALHPNVIIDVQAVSTNDIYTKLSAMAATPKDVPTIFFTSADAVATLHDLGLTADINGLVPEDLKAKFANGVVDSCMLGDEMSYFPVAVQPLAVIYRADRFKEAGLEIPKTWEEFTSAAKALTKDTNNHGQMDEWGFDMVGSNNSSGQSRFMAYLWSNGIECVKEENGKWITDITEDQKFMDAFSRWTNMNAEGIVPTGITEVDYPTAANYFAMGYTSMFLTGPNALGVAYANNPDLKGNLGSFKMPGDYPGTMLGTEGYSVSAYATDAEKAAAIDYLKFFVEHDKDMQFWQSSGKIPATAEGQKADYISGEDYSGFLQQIADGCRPTVKFAGVSGLKSALGNAYASVFSNEKKNEEAVKTLVSDIDELLGDYN from the coding sequence ATGAAGAAAAGAGTTCTTGCATTATTTTTTTCAGCTGTAATGGCAATGTCCCTGGTGACAGGCTGCAGCGGAAAGAGCCAGAATGAAACAATGGTGGCAAAGGAGACGGAACAAGCACAGACAAGTGCCGCAGAAAAAGGAACGGAAGGCGAGACAGTTTTACTTACCATTTTTGATGGCTATGCGGGAGAGGATCCTCACGGAAAATTCATCTATCAGTATGCAGATGAGTATATGGCCCTGCATCCCAATGTGATCATTGATGTACAGGCTGTCAGCACCAATGATATTTACACAAAGTTGTCGGCTATGGCAGCTACGCCAAAGGATGTGCCCACCATTTTCTTTACATCAGCAGATGCAGTTGCCACTCTTCATGATCTTGGACTGACAGCTGATATCAACGGACTTGTGCCAGAAGATTTAAAAGCTAAATTTGCCAACGGCGTTGTGGACTCCTGTATGCTGGGAGATGAGATGTCATATTTTCCTGTTGCTGTCCAGCCGCTGGCCGTGATCTATCGTGCAGACAGGTTTAAGGAAGCCGGATTAGAAATTCCTAAAACATGGGAAGAGTTTACATCTGCAGCAAAAGCCCTTACAAAGGATACCAATAATCATGGGCAGATGGACGAATGGGGATTTGACATGGTTGGCTCCAATAATTCCTCCGGTCAGAGCCGTTTCATGGCATACTTATGGTCAAACGGGATTGAATGTGTGAAAGAAGAGAACGGAAAATGGATCACTGATATTACAGAAGACCAGAAATTCATGGATGCATTTTCAAGATGGACCAACATGAATGCAGAGGGCATTGTACCGACAGGAATTACTGAGGTGGATTATCCGACTGCCGCCAATTATTTTGCTATGGGATATACAAGCATGTTCCTTACCGGACCCAATGCTCTTGGTGTGGCCTATGCCAATAATCCTGACTTAAAGGGAAACCTAGGATCCTTTAAAATGCCTGGTGATTATCCGGGAACCATGCTTGGAACCGAAGGCTATTCCGTCAGCGCCTATGCAACTGATGCGGAAAAGGCAGCAGCCATTGATTATCTGAAGTTTTTTGTAGAGCACGATAAGGACATGCAGTTCTGGCAGAGCAGCGGAAAGATTCCGGCCACAGCAGAGGGACAGAAAGCAGACTATATATCAGGAGAGGACTATTCAGGCTTTTTACAGCAAATCGCAGACGGCTGTCGTCCAACCGTTAAGTTCGCAGGTGTCAGCGGCTTAAAGAGTGCCCTTGGAAATGCATATGCATCTGTATTCTCCAATGAAAAGAAAAACGAAGAGGCGGTAAAAACCCTGGTAAGCGATATTGATGAATTGTTAGGGGATTATAACTAA
- a CDS encoding carbohydrate ABC transporter permease → MNFMNKSGIAQIKVKSQRQGYYFTLPIVVMLAALIIYPMVYGFYISFFNTNLVTKWNFVGFKYYIAAFKEAAFYQSVMLTTMFMILVVAGHFILGFILATLLNREFKGRTVFRVIFMLPWFFPEAVVALLFTWIMNPMYGILNSALKGLGLISTNISWLGSKELAFPAVVFVCIWKGFPLVMTMILAGLQSISKDYYEAAKIDGASKLAQFRYITVPSLKPILTTVLILDCVWWFKQYTLVYTMTAGGPGTATNLISLSIYGTAFNDLRFGKASAWGILVFFICYLISLVSKVVTKENE, encoded by the coding sequence ATGAATTTCATGAACAAAAGTGGAATTGCTCAAATAAAAGTAAAGTCCCAAAGGCAAGGATATTACTTTACGCTTCCGATTGTCGTCATGCTGGCTGCCCTTATCATTTATCCTATGGTTTATGGGTTCTATATCAGCTTTTTCAACACGAACCTGGTGACGAAATGGAATTTTGTAGGTTTTAAATATTACATAGCGGCATTTAAAGAAGCGGCCTTTTACCAGTCGGTTATGCTGACGACCATGTTTATGATTTTGGTCGTAGCGGGACATTTCATTTTGGGGTTTATCCTGGCAACTTTGCTTAACCGGGAATTTAAAGGAAGAACTGTTTTCCGGGTGATTTTTATGCTGCCATGGTTTTTCCCGGAAGCGGTTGTGGCACTTTTATTTACCTGGATTATGAATCCCATGTATGGAATCTTAAACAGTGCGCTGAAAGGACTTGGGCTTATATCTACGAATATTTCCTGGCTGGGCAGCAAGGAGCTGGCCTTTCCGGCAGTTGTCTTTGTCTGCATCTGGAAGGGATTTCCCCTGGTCATGACCATGATCCTGGCAGGTTTGCAAAGCATATCCAAGGACTATTATGAGGCGGCAAAAATCGATGGCGCCAGCAAATTGGCTCAATTCCGGTACATTACTGTTCCGTCCTTAAAGCCTATTCTGACTACGGTTTTGATCCTGGACTGCGTATGGTGGTTCAAGCAGTATACCCTGGTTTATACCATGACAGCAGGCGGCCCGGGAACTGCCACCAATTTGATCAGCTTAAGCATCTATGGAACAGCGTTCAATGATTTAAGATTTGGAAAGGCGTCTGCCTGGGGTATCCTGGTGTTTTTCATTTGCTATTTGATCAGTCTGGTGAGTAAGGTGGTGACAAAGGAAAATGAGTAG
- a CDS encoding carbohydrate ABC transporter permease: MSRSKKKKYNLAATYAVLIFMASFIVVPVLWMISTAFKTEPQTYYPQPKWIPDPFSLDSFRKFFNTYNFGRMTLNSLVVCLSAMVICVACACLAGYGVTRFRFKGRKQLMSFLLITQMFPGVMLVVPFYAVLSRYNLVNSLLGLVVVYAATNIAFSTWMIVSYFKTIPLELDEAARVDGASSFRIFWNIILPLIVPGIAAVAMFVLFNGWNEYMFSSVLVSKDELKTLTVGIISLNSQYQIKWNDLMAASSISSLPLVILFVSFQKYFIAGMTGGAVKS, translated from the coding sequence ATGAGTAGATCAAAAAAGAAAAAATATAATTTGGCTGCTACCTATGCCGTACTAATTTTTATGGCTTCTTTTATCGTAGTCCCGGTTTTATGGATGATATCCACTGCTTTTAAAACGGAGCCCCAGACGTATTATCCTCAGCCTAAATGGATTCCGGATCCGTTTTCACTGGATTCCTTCCGGAAATTCTTCAATACTTATAATTTTGGACGCATGACCTTAAACAGCTTGGTGGTCTGCCTTTCCGCCATGGTGATCTGTGTGGCCTGTGCATGCCTGGCAGGATATGGGGTGACTAGGTTCCGGTTTAAAGGAAGAAAACAGCTGATGAGCTTTCTTCTTATTACGCAGATGTTTCCGGGAGTCATGCTGGTGGTGCCTTTTTACGCGGTGCTTTCCAGGTATAATCTTGTTAACTCCCTGCTTGGCCTGGTCGTCGTTTATGCGGCTACCAATATAGCCTTCAGTACATGGATGATTGTATCTTACTTTAAGACCATACCCCTGGAACTTGATGAGGCGGCACGGGTGGATGGGGCTTCCAGCTTCCGGATCTTTTGGAATATTATCCTTCCGCTGATCGTTCCGGGAATTGCGGCGGTAGCCATGTTTGTACTGTTTAACGGCTGGAATGAATATATGTTTTCTTCTGTCCTGGTATCCAAGGATGAATTAAAAACGCTCACTGTTGGGATCATTTCCTTAAATTCCCAATATCAAATTAAATGGAATGACCTAATGGCAGCATCCAGCATATCCAGTCTTCCTTTGGTAATTCTTTTTGTAAGTTTCCAGAAGTATTTTATTGCTGGAATGACCGGAGGAGCTGTAAAGAGCTGA
- a CDS encoding enolase C-terminal domain-like protein, which yields MDQIKIHDIKVFVTAPRNINLVVVKVETTEPELYGYGCATFTWRHKAVVTAIEEYLRPMLKGMPVDDIEGIWQTMMGSSYWRNGPVLNNAISGVDEALWDIKAKRANMPLYSLLGGKCREGIAVYRHADGSSIEEVEECIRGYMAEGYRYIRCHMGTYGGNFDGKIQRIVKPDHAPEGAYFHPRMYMQSVYKLFDRVRSDIGWEVELMHDVHERLSFAESLEFAREMEQYKLFFLEDSLAPEHVEFFKTLRHHTILPLAMGELFTNPNEWKSIVQNQWIDYMRVHLSDIGGLTPARKLAHFCEAYGVRTAWHGPNDLSPIGMAVQMHLDLNSHNFGIQEFSGFSEAEQEVFPGCPEIREGYAYVNGKPGIGVGFDEKAAEKYPAVDMDHGWLFSRLPDGTPVRP from the coding sequence ATGGATCAAATAAAAATCCATGACATCAAAGTTTTTGTAACAGCTCCAAGAAATATCAACCTGGTTGTGGTAAAGGTGGAAACGACGGAGCCGGAGCTGTACGGATATGGGTGCGCTACATTTACGTGGAGACATAAGGCGGTGGTGACAGCCATTGAAGAATATCTGCGTCCCATGCTCAAGGGAATGCCTGTGGATGACATCGAAGGGATCTGGCAGACCATGATGGGAAGCTCTTACTGGAGAAATGGTCCTGTTTTGAACAATGCCATTTCCGGGGTTGATGAGGCGTTGTGGGACATTAAGGCAAAACGGGCCAATATGCCGCTTTACAGCCTGCTGGGTGGAAAGTGCCGGGAAGGAATCGCAGTTTACAGGCATGCGGATGGAAGCTCCATCGAAGAGGTGGAAGAATGCATTCGCGGGTATATGGCGGAAGGATACCGTTACATCAGATGTCATATGGGTACCTATGGCGGTAACTTCGACGGAAAAATACAGAGAATCGTAAAGCCTGATCATGCACCGGAGGGAGCATATTTCCACCCGAGAATGTACATGCAAAGCGTTTATAAGCTGTTTGACCGGGTTCGCAGCGATATTGGCTGGGAAGTGGAACTTATGCATGATGTTCATGAACGCCTGAGCTTTGCGGAGTCTCTGGAATTTGCCCGGGAGATGGAGCAGTACAAGCTGTTTTTCCTGGAAGATTCTCTTGCACCGGAGCACGTGGAGTTCTTTAAGACCCTGCGGCACCATACCATACTTCCTCTGGCCATGGGAGAGTTGTTTACCAATCCCAATGAATGGAAGTCCATCGTACAAAATCAATGGATCGATTATATGAGAGTCCATTTAAGTGATATCGGAGGACTGACCCCTGCCAGAAAGCTGGCACATTTTTGTGAGGCTTACGGAGTGCGGACAGCATGGCATGGGCCAAATGACTTATCTCCGATTGGAATGGCAGTGCAAATGCATCTGGATTTAAACAGCCACAATTTCGGAATACAGGAATTTTCCGGCTTCAGTGAAGCGGAGCAGGAGGTATTCCCGGGCTGTCCGGAGATCAGAGAAGGATATGCCTATGTAAACGGCAAGCCGGGAATTGGAGTCGGTTTTGATGAAAAAGCGGCTGAAAAGTATCCTGCGGTGGATATGGACCATGGCTGGCTCTTTTCAAGACTTCCTGACGGAACACCTGTAAGGCCATAG
- the rpmG gene encoding 50S ribosomal protein L33: MRTKITLACTECKQRNYNMTKDKKTHPDRMETKKYCRFCKSHTMHKETK; this comes from the coding sequence GTGCGCACAAAAATCACACTGGCATGTACAGAATGCAAACAGCGTAATTACAACATGACCAAGGATAAGAAGACTCATCCGGACAGAATGGAAACCAAGAAGTACTGCAGATTCTGTAAGAGCCATACAATGCACAAGGAAACAAAGTAA
- the secE gene encoding preprotein translocase subunit SecE: MGDTVNNESAQKKSFFKGLKSEFAKIVWPDKETVTKQTIAVISSAIALGLIIGILDLIIKFGLSFIL; the protein is encoded by the coding sequence ATGGGAGATACAGTGAACAACGAGAGTGCTCAGAAGAAAAGCTTTTTTAAGGGTTTAAAATCTGAGTTTGCAAAAATCGTTTGGCCTGACAAAGAAACCGTAACGAAACAGACGATCGCTGTCATTTCTTCAGCGATTGCTTTAGGACTGATTATCGGAATTCTTGATCTGATCATCAAGTTTGGTCTCAGTTTTATCTTATAA
- the nusG gene encoding transcription termination/antitermination protein NusG — protein sequence MSEAHWYVVHTYSGYENKVKVDIEKTIENRNLQDQILEVSVPLESVIELKNGVEKKADKKMFPGYVLIHMVMNDDTWYVVRNTRGVTGFVGPGSKPVPLTEEEMEKLGFKNEEVIIGFEVGDTVVVTSGAWKDTVGAIKSINESKKTITMSVEMFGRETPVELNFSEVKKM from the coding sequence ATGTCAGAAGCACATTGGTATGTAGTTCATACCTATTCAGGTTATGAGAACAAAGTAAAGGTTGACATTGAGAAAACAATCGAAAACAGAAACTTACAGGATCAGATTCTGGAAGTATCGGTTCCGCTTGAATCTGTCATTGAACTGAAGAATGGCGTTGAGAAGAAGGCGGATAAAAAGATGTTTCCCGGCTACGTACTGATTCACATGGTCATGAATGACGACACATGGTATGTGGTGCGTAATACCCGTGGAGTGACAGGCTTTGTAGGCCCTGGATCAAAACCGGTTCCTCTGACAGAAGAAGAGATGGAGAAACTTGGGTTCAAGAACGAAGAGGTCATCATTGGCTTTGAAGTGGGAGATACCGTTGTGGTAACTTCCGGTGCATGGAAAGATACGGTTGGTGCCATCAAGTCCATCAACGAAAGTAAGAAAACCATCACCATGAGCGTTGAAATGTTCGGCCGGGAGACTCCGGTAGAATTAAACTTCAGCGAAGTGAAAAAGATGTAA